From Streptomyces sp. NBC_00690, a single genomic window includes:
- a CDS encoding vWA domain-containing protein codes for MSVAPRFMAAKARPLPVLVLADISGSMKEPEEKIDVLNECIRRMLDDFASADVGRGAIHVGVIAFGGGGATEHQRLVPATEAIWTDMEAFGGTPLGAALRLTRDVLADEAVIPARAFSPTVVLVSDGMPNDDWEEGLDLLLASPRGAKANRLAVAIGGSDMTEPAKAVLRRFVSDESTGVFEAQEVGRIQQYFRWVTVTVTQQARSTRPGVSPVLSPEDLSGFGA; via the coding sequence GTGAGCGTCGCGCCGCGCTTCATGGCCGCGAAGGCACGTCCGTTACCGGTCCTCGTGCTGGCGGACATCAGCGGGAGCATGAAGGAGCCCGAGGAGAAGATCGATGTGCTCAACGAGTGCATCCGCCGCATGCTCGATGACTTCGCCTCCGCCGATGTCGGGCGGGGTGCGATCCATGTCGGCGTGATCGCCTTCGGCGGAGGGGGCGCGACGGAACACCAGCGGTTGGTACCCGCCACCGAGGCGATCTGGACCGATATGGAAGCCTTCGGAGGCACCCCGCTCGGCGCCGCGCTCCGCCTCACCCGGGACGTCCTCGCCGACGAGGCGGTGATCCCCGCCCGCGCGTTCTCTCCCACCGTCGTACTGGTCTCCGACGGGATGCCCAACGACGACTGGGAGGAAGGGTTGGACCTGCTGCTCGCCTCGCCCCGAGGGGCCAAGGCCAATCGACTCGCGGTCGCCATCGGTGGCTCGGACATGACCGAGCCGGCGAAGGCGGTGTTGCGCAGGTTCGTGAGCGACGAGTCCACCGGTGTGTTCGAGGCACAGGAGGTCGGGCGGATCCAGCAGTACTTCCGCTGGGTCACCGTCACCGTCACCCAGCAGGCCAGGAGCACCCGCCCGGGCGTGTCACCGGTGCTCAGCCCCGAGGACCTGTCGGGCTTCGGCGCCTGA